The Coffea eugenioides isolate CCC68of chromosome 8, Ceug_1.0, whole genome shotgun sequence genome has a segment encoding these proteins:
- the LOC113779922 gene encoding leukocyte receptor cluster member 1, with protein MGGHGGLNILPQKRWNVYNYENREKVRRDEEAAAKEEQLQREQSRKRDAELRLEQLRRARGLSNTSTSTSTAEAIAVAQADEKPASVELKSESDSKHMNLFEGIRIFDPIDEVSEVSRDEKKEKNKRVKKEEVRVVTAEDEKYRLGYGLVGKGVKLPWYMAKPGGDFADQKMVADENHDYGGKLEFGRRKDRNNVGADSEGSKKKKSLEELREERLKREKREKERERALLGEKSRRDGGFSLRR; from the coding sequence ATGGGAGGTCACGGTGGTCTGAATATTCTTCCTCAAAAACGATGGAATGTTTACAATTACGAGAACCGCGAAAAAGTCCGGCGCGATGAGGAAGCTGCGGCTAAAGAAGAGCAGCTCCAGCGCGAACAATCTCGCAAGCGCGACGCCGAGCTCCGCCTCGAACAGCTCCGTCGAGCACGAGGCTTGTCTAACACCTCAACCTCAACCTCCACGGCCGAAGCCATAGCCGTAGCCCAAGCCGATGAAAAACCGGCTTCGGTAGAGTTGAAATCTGAATCCGACTCAAAACACATGAATTTGTTTGAAGGAATTCGAATTTTTGATCCGATTGATGAGGTGAGCGAAGTTAGCAGAGAtgagaagaaggaaaagaacaaGAGAGTGAAGAAGGAGGAGGTGAGGGTGGTGACGGCGGAGGACGAGAAGTATCGGCTAGGGTATGGACTGGTGGGGAAAGGTGTGAAATTACCGTGGTATATGGCGAAGCCGGGTGGAGATTTTGCTGATCAAAAGATGGTTGCTGATGAGAATCATGATTATGGTGGTAAATTGGAGTTTGGGAGAAGGAAGGATCGTAACAATGTTGGTGCTGATAGTGAGGGTagtaagaagaagaagagtttggAGGAGTTGAGAGAGGAGAGGTTGAAGAGGGAGAagagggaaaaggaaagagaaagggCTTTGTTGGGGGAGAAGTCGCGCAGGGATGGAGGATTTTCACTGCGGAGATGA
- the LOC113781133 gene encoding uncharacterized protein LOC113781133 isoform X2 has product MANRSNFYKNPSYAYNRQFNLNSVLQNLTTYNIATGNLSTAAEPVPADDKSVRHRKRRREREPPAVQNDEIGESKGPMSHQDYINKRRKEVNSAAQPYEELSADVLGSSSSVLHLVQYDSDSSSSSEVGEKQYPNGDCIGLLQSLPDDQNPSTSDSTTGVDRVKSRSEQRLPLPGEPVCVVCGKYGEYICNETDDDVCSMDCKAELLQKFKSQEGPVSSRLVFDSFSQAGGSLEVPESVQDTWDYDHNCWSKKRSSLCTYECWKCQRPGHLAEDCLVITSQSRFLSSGEKSIKEGSVQKIPNPIPRDLLQLYKRCHNIGKTFLTAKCSVCRGSTTLATCLNCSNAFCDSAGHLADHIMAHSSHRQFYSYKLKRLVKCCKSTCQVTDIKDLLACHYCLNKAFDKFYDMYTATWKAAGLSIIWGSICCEDHFEWHRINCLSANVENSAYIVKHHGQDQIRKPIQLSDFIF; this is encoded by the exons ATGGCGAATAGAAGCAATTTTTACAAGAACCCTTCTTACGCTTACAACAGACAATTTAATCTCAACTCCGTCCTTCAAAATCTAACCA CTTACAATATCGCCACTGGAAATCTTTCTACTGCTGCTGAGCCAGTCCCCGCCGACGATAAAAGCGTACGACATCGCAAGCGCCGACGGGAGCGGGAACCGCCGGCGGTCCAGAACGATGAAATTGGAGAAAGTAAAGGCCCTATGTCGCACCAGGACTACATTAATAAGAGAAG GAAGGAGGTTAATTCTGCTGCTCAGCCTTATGAAGAACTATCTGCAGATGTATTG GGAAGCTCAAGTTCAGTTTTGCATTTAGTACAGTATGATA GCGATTCCAGTTCTTCTAGTGAAGTTGGAGAAAAGCAATATCCTAATGGTGATTGTATAGGGCTGCTACAATCACTTCCAGACGACCAGAATCCTTCTACATCTG ATAGCACAACTGGAGTTGATAGAGTTAAAAGTCGAAGTGAGCAGAGACTTCCTCTACCTGGTGAGCCTGTTTGCGTTGTTTGTGGGAAATATGGGGAGTATATATGCAATGAG ACCGATGACGACGTATGCAGCATGGACTGCAAAGCTGAGCTTCTACAAAAGTTTAAATCCCAAGAG GGTCCTGTAAGCAGCAGGCTTGTTTTCGATTCCTTCTCTCAAGCAGGTGGCTCCTTGGAAGTGCCTGAATCTGTTCAAGACACATGGGACTATGACCATAATTGCTGGTCCAAGAAGAGATCTAGTCTCTGTACATATGAATG CTGGAAATGTCAGAGGCCTGGGCATCTTGCTGAAGATTGTTTGGTGATAACATCTCAAAGTCGGTTCCTTTCATCTGGGGAGAAATCCATCAAG GAGGGATCAGTTCAGAAGATACCCAATCCTATACCCAGAGACCTTCTTCAATTGTACAAAAg ATGTCATAATATTGGCAAAACCTTTTTGACTGCAAAATGTAGTGTTTGCCGTGGATCAACAACTCTGGCTACATGTCTAAACTGTAGTAATGCATTTTGTGACAG TGCAGGTCATTTGGCAGACCACATTATGGCACACTCCTCTCATCGACAGTTTTACTCCTATAAACTTAAGCGTTTG GTCAAATGCTGCAAATCGACATGCCAGGTGACTGACATCAAGGATCTCTTAGCTTGTCATTATTGCCTCAACAAAGCTTTTGACAAGTTCTATGATATGTACACTGCCACATG GAAAGCAGCAGGGCTTTCTATTATCTGGGGTTCTATTTGCTGCGAGGATCATTTTGAATG GCACAGAATAAATTGCTTGAGTGCAAACGTAGAAAACAGTGCCTATATTGTCAAACATCATGGCCAAGACCAGATTCGGAAGCCTATCCAGCTGAGTGACTTTATCTTCTAA
- the LOC113781133 gene encoding uncharacterized protein LOC113781133 isoform X3 — MANRSNFYKNPSYAYNRQFNLNSVLQNLTTYNIATGNLSTAAEPVPADDKSVRHRKRRREREPPAVQNDEIGESKGPMSHQDYINKRRKEVNSAAQPYEELSADGSSSSVLHLVQYDSDSSSSSEVGEKQYPNGDCIGLLQSLPDDQNPSTSDSTTGVDRVKSRSEQRLPLPGEPVCVVCGKYGEYICNETDDDVCSMDCKAELLQKFKSQEVGPVSSRLVFDSFSQAGGSLEVPESVQDTWDYDHNCWSKKRSSLCTYECWKCQRPGHLAEDCLVITSQSRFLSSGEKSIKEGSVQKIPNPIPRDLLQLYKRCHNIGKTFLTAKCSVCRGSTTLATCLNCSNAFCDSAGHLADHIMAHSSHRQFYSYKLKRLVKCCKSTCQVTDIKDLLACHYCLNKAFDKFYDMYTATWKAAGLSIIWGSICCEDHFEWHRINCLSANVENSAYIVKHHGQDQIRKPIQLSDFIF; from the exons ATGGCGAATAGAAGCAATTTTTACAAGAACCCTTCTTACGCTTACAACAGACAATTTAATCTCAACTCCGTCCTTCAAAATCTAACCA CTTACAATATCGCCACTGGAAATCTTTCTACTGCTGCTGAGCCAGTCCCCGCCGACGATAAAAGCGTACGACATCGCAAGCGCCGACGGGAGCGGGAACCGCCGGCGGTCCAGAACGATGAAATTGGAGAAAGTAAAGGCCCTATGTCGCACCAGGACTACATTAATAAGAGAAG GAAGGAGGTTAATTCTGCTGCTCAGCCTTATGAAGAACTATCTGCAGAT GGAAGCTCAAGTTCAGTTTTGCATTTAGTACAGTATGATA GCGATTCCAGTTCTTCTAGTGAAGTTGGAGAAAAGCAATATCCTAATGGTGATTGTATAGGGCTGCTACAATCACTTCCAGACGACCAGAATCCTTCTACATCTG ATAGCACAACTGGAGTTGATAGAGTTAAAAGTCGAAGTGAGCAGAGACTTCCTCTACCTGGTGAGCCTGTTTGCGTTGTTTGTGGGAAATATGGGGAGTATATATGCAATGAG ACCGATGACGACGTATGCAGCATGGACTGCAAAGCTGAGCTTCTACAAAAGTTTAAATCCCAAGAGGTG GGTCCTGTAAGCAGCAGGCTTGTTTTCGATTCCTTCTCTCAAGCAGGTGGCTCCTTGGAAGTGCCTGAATCTGTTCAAGACACATGGGACTATGACCATAATTGCTGGTCCAAGAAGAGATCTAGTCTCTGTACATATGAATG CTGGAAATGTCAGAGGCCTGGGCATCTTGCTGAAGATTGTTTGGTGATAACATCTCAAAGTCGGTTCCTTTCATCTGGGGAGAAATCCATCAAG GAGGGATCAGTTCAGAAGATACCCAATCCTATACCCAGAGACCTTCTTCAATTGTACAAAAg ATGTCATAATATTGGCAAAACCTTTTTGACTGCAAAATGTAGTGTTTGCCGTGGATCAACAACTCTGGCTACATGTCTAAACTGTAGTAATGCATTTTGTGACAG TGCAGGTCATTTGGCAGACCACATTATGGCACACTCCTCTCATCGACAGTTTTACTCCTATAAACTTAAGCGTTTG GTCAAATGCTGCAAATCGACATGCCAGGTGACTGACATCAAGGATCTCTTAGCTTGTCATTATTGCCTCAACAAAGCTTTTGACAAGTTCTATGATATGTACACTGCCACATG GAAAGCAGCAGGGCTTTCTATTATCTGGGGTTCTATTTGCTGCGAGGATCATTTTGAATG GCACAGAATAAATTGCTTGAGTGCAAACGTAGAAAACAGTGCCTATATTGTCAAACATCATGGCCAAGACCAGATTCGGAAGCCTATCCAGCTGAGTGACTTTATCTTCTAA
- the LOC113781133 gene encoding uncharacterized protein LOC113781133 isoform X1 produces the protein MANRSNFYKNPSYAYNRQFNLNSVLQNLTTYNIATGNLSTAAEPVPADDKSVRHRKRRREREPPAVQNDEIGESKGPMSHQDYINKRRKEVNSAAQPYEELSADVLGSSSSVLHLVQYDSDSSSSSEVGEKQYPNGDCIGLLQSLPDDQNPSTSDSTTGVDRVKSRSEQRLPLPGEPVCVVCGKYGEYICNETDDDVCSMDCKAELLQKFKSQEVGPVSSRLVFDSFSQAGGSLEVPESVQDTWDYDHNCWSKKRSSLCTYECWKCQRPGHLAEDCLVITSQSRFLSSGEKSIKEGSVQKIPNPIPRDLLQLYKRCHNIGKTFLTAKCSVCRGSTTLATCLNCSNAFCDSAGHLADHIMAHSSHRQFYSYKLKRLVKCCKSTCQVTDIKDLLACHYCLNKAFDKFYDMYTATWKAAGLSIIWGSICCEDHFEWHRINCLSANVENSAYIVKHHGQDQIRKPIQLSDFIF, from the exons ATGGCGAATAGAAGCAATTTTTACAAGAACCCTTCTTACGCTTACAACAGACAATTTAATCTCAACTCCGTCCTTCAAAATCTAACCA CTTACAATATCGCCACTGGAAATCTTTCTACTGCTGCTGAGCCAGTCCCCGCCGACGATAAAAGCGTACGACATCGCAAGCGCCGACGGGAGCGGGAACCGCCGGCGGTCCAGAACGATGAAATTGGAGAAAGTAAAGGCCCTATGTCGCACCAGGACTACATTAATAAGAGAAG GAAGGAGGTTAATTCTGCTGCTCAGCCTTATGAAGAACTATCTGCAGATGTATTG GGAAGCTCAAGTTCAGTTTTGCATTTAGTACAGTATGATA GCGATTCCAGTTCTTCTAGTGAAGTTGGAGAAAAGCAATATCCTAATGGTGATTGTATAGGGCTGCTACAATCACTTCCAGACGACCAGAATCCTTCTACATCTG ATAGCACAACTGGAGTTGATAGAGTTAAAAGTCGAAGTGAGCAGAGACTTCCTCTACCTGGTGAGCCTGTTTGCGTTGTTTGTGGGAAATATGGGGAGTATATATGCAATGAG ACCGATGACGACGTATGCAGCATGGACTGCAAAGCTGAGCTTCTACAAAAGTTTAAATCCCAAGAGGTG GGTCCTGTAAGCAGCAGGCTTGTTTTCGATTCCTTCTCTCAAGCAGGTGGCTCCTTGGAAGTGCCTGAATCTGTTCAAGACACATGGGACTATGACCATAATTGCTGGTCCAAGAAGAGATCTAGTCTCTGTACATATGAATG CTGGAAATGTCAGAGGCCTGGGCATCTTGCTGAAGATTGTTTGGTGATAACATCTCAAAGTCGGTTCCTTTCATCTGGGGAGAAATCCATCAAG GAGGGATCAGTTCAGAAGATACCCAATCCTATACCCAGAGACCTTCTTCAATTGTACAAAAg ATGTCATAATATTGGCAAAACCTTTTTGACTGCAAAATGTAGTGTTTGCCGTGGATCAACAACTCTGGCTACATGTCTAAACTGTAGTAATGCATTTTGTGACAG TGCAGGTCATTTGGCAGACCACATTATGGCACACTCCTCTCATCGACAGTTTTACTCCTATAAACTTAAGCGTTTG GTCAAATGCTGCAAATCGACATGCCAGGTGACTGACATCAAGGATCTCTTAGCTTGTCATTATTGCCTCAACAAAGCTTTTGACAAGTTCTATGATATGTACACTGCCACATG GAAAGCAGCAGGGCTTTCTATTATCTGGGGTTCTATTTGCTGCGAGGATCATTTTGAATG GCACAGAATAAATTGCTTGAGTGCAAACGTAGAAAACAGTGCCTATATTGTCAAACATCATGGCCAAGACCAGATTCGGAAGCCTATCCAGCTGAGTGACTTTATCTTCTAA
- the LOC113781242 gene encoding uncharacterized protein LOC113781242, which produces MGDYIDQTIQPLPWIGLYAAAASLICTLSMAADAVHAVRCKKFWFPCKFFTLNAMTLTLLGVGTKLTVDLNTPMEGTRDQLSKLSSTIFMTSVMGNSLTSLGAMDDQEMLMSLMALVILVVTAIVNICIEIRINVADSSLWTEYILATTVMFIMLLIFVSSALSVPIVKEHIKAQYQEMDQTALNDENAQNGTFSAENVKSVIRRYWVMAATGNPQFVMARSATSTTCGAICLLCALTLGEAIIRISNLYGLHSSSDYHWSTMCILVVQSVGIAVGTIAPTFRWFTAANLKCLEKSRKGNKFELKIETYWTQQLEYWQESRIPFSIRGIKGRKLVYNIRYIILSLCIKVQIMIVGAGKFIQLLSASLLSFFKLLLSRIKILRVESEFDSSASTDQRHQDPKYGEEQNLSPYILLLEGEIELPRQTLKIVFCEVDELILKGKKQQPKYLLELLGKSQGFHGVADFDNEQVPSLCSKDPPNCWTLPVVTLASIAIALPNIQNDKADQLLRSVSEGLRFANMIVKHQNNRKEFINICNAADLVWVGLELYHKWLEEDINSLEGKTSPEVLEGLAKVAERNLIEFKASKHGKLPDNPLQWPLRVIAANSLYRISKTMLLYYQGGNDLTDEQLFAKISIMIADIFLACLASLPHIISMKCHSDAVEKRERSIRQAAILLGNNLVKNEFGAYGEKIFGSSSSFLQSNYVSRHLSNPQYYLEVNDDYVKNKIKMILFPFLHKGHWIRATEMVGGEILYKPPYCDINAPDLYIPMMAFGTCVVLAGFFLGINGNFSPEALGVHFTTALLCWIL; this is translated from the exons ATGGGAGATTACATTGATCAAACTATTCAACCATTGCCCTGGATAGGTTTGTATGCTGCTGCAGCCTCTTTGATCTGCACGCTCTCAATGGCTGCTGATGCCGTCCACGCAGTCCGGTGTAAAAAGTTCTGGTTCCCATGCAAGTTTTTTACTCTCAACGCAATGACCTTGACATTGTTAGGTGTAGGAACGAAGCTCACAGTTGACCTTAACACTCCGATGGAGGGTACTAGAGATCAGCTCTCAAAGCTTAGCAGCACAATTTTCATGACTTCTGTAATGGGTAACTCTCTAACCTCCTTGGGAGCCATGGATGACCAAGAAATGTTAATGAGTCTCATGGCCTTAGTTATTCTAGTGGTCACAGCCATTGTAAATATCTGCATAGAAATTCGTATTAATGTGGCAGATTCCTCTTTATGGACTGAATACATTTTGGCCACAACTGTCATGTTTATCATGTTACTGATATTTGTTTCTTCCGCTTTATCTGTTCCAATTGTCAAGGAACATATCAAAGCTCAGTACCAAGAAATGGACCAAACAGCTTTGAATGATGAAAATGCCCAAAATGGGACATTCTCAGCTGAGAATGTAAAATCAGTAATTAGAAGGTATTGGGTGATGGCAGCAACGGGTAACCCCCAATTTGTGATGGCACGTTCTGCAACCTCCACCACTTGTGGAGCAATCTGTCTACTATGCGCCCTTACTCTAGGTGAAGCAATAATTCGTATTTCCAATCTCTATGGATTACACAGTTCTTCCGATTATCATTGGTCAACCATGTGTATTCTGGTGGTTCAGTCTGTTGGAATTGCTGTTGGTACCATTGCCCCTACGTTTAGATGGTTCACTGCTGCAAATTTGAAATGCTTAGAAAAAAGCAGAAAAGGCAACAAATTTGAGTTGAAAATTGAGACATATTGGACGCAACAGCTGGAATATTGGCAGGAAAGCCGCATACCTTTTTCAATCCGGGGTATTAAGGGCAGAAAACTTGTTTACAATATAAGATATATCATTTTAAGTCTATGCATAAAAGTTCAGATTATGATTGTCGGGGCCGGTAAATTCATTCAGCTATTATCTGCTAGCCTCTTGAGCTTCTTCAAGCTGTTGCTATCTCGTATCAAGATACTCAGGGTTGAATCTGAATTTGATTCTTCTGCCTCAACTGATCAAAGGCATCAAGATCCTAAATATGGTGAGGAACAAAATCTTAGCCCTTACATTCTACTACTTGAAGGGGAGATAGAACTGCCCAGACAAACCTTGAAGATAGTTTTCTGTGAGGTGGATGAATTGATCCTCAAAGGGAAAAAACAGCAACCAAAGTATTTACTTGAGCTTCTGGGAAAATCTCAAGGCTTTCATGGGGTAGCAGATTTCGATAATGAACAAGTTCCAAGTTTGTGTTCTAAAGACCCTCCTAATTGCTGGACTCTACCTGTAGTGACCCTAGCAAGCATTGCCATTGCACTTCCCAACATTCAGAATGACAAAGCTGATCAGTTGCTAAGAAGCGTCAGTGAAGGCCTCCGCTTTGCAAACATGATAGTGAAGCACCAGAATAACAGAAAGGAATTCATCAACATCTGCAACGCAGCAGATTTGGTGTGGGTTGGACTTGAACTCTATCACAAGTGGTTGGAGGAAGATATTAACAGTCTTGAAGGGAAAACATCCCCAGAAGTTCTTGAAGGCCTTGCCAAAGTAGCTGAAAGGAATCTTATTGAGTTCAAGGCAAGTAAACATGGAAAGCTGCCTGATAATCCACTTCAATGGCCTTTAAGGGTCATAGCAGCTAATTCATTGTACAGAATTAGCAAAACTATGTTGCTGTACTATCAAGGAGGCAATGATCTTACGGATGAACAATTATTTGCAAAAATATCTATCATGATTGCAGATATTTTTTTGGCTTGCCTTGCCAGTTTACCACATATTATATCTATGAAGTGTCACTCTGATGCAGTTGAAAAGAGGGAGAGAAGCATCCGTCAAGCTGCTATTCTCCTGG GAAACAATCTTGTGAAAAATGAATTTGGTGCATACGGCGAGAAAATCTTTGGGTCAAGTTcatcatttcttcaaagcaattATGTAAGCAGACACCTCTCAAATCCCCAATACTATTTGGAAGTGAATGATGACTACGTGAAGAATAAAATCAAGATgattctctttccttttctgcACAAG GGACACTGGATAAGAGCAACTGAGATGGTTGGAGGTGAAATTTTGTACAAACCTCCATATTGTGATATTAATGCGCCTGATCTATACATCCCCATGATGGCATTTGGCACTTGCGTGGTTCTTGCTGGCTTCTTTTTGGGCATCAATGGAAA